One genomic segment of Gemmatimonadaceae bacterium includes these proteins:
- a CDS encoding hybrid sensor histidine kinase/response regulator yields MTSDQRVKILLVDDRPENLLALEAILEPLGQILVCAHSGEEALKCVLQHDFAAILLDVQMPEMNGFDAAQIIKSREKSRFIPIIFLSAISKEDAYVFKGYSMGAVDYVFKPFNPDVLRSKVAVFVDLYLKQEQIKEQAELLAESERRELELQHRAELLESEARSAAQLAELNNQLHNRQLELEQAMGVRNRFYASMSHELRTPINAVIGYSTLLIDNIYGPLNEKQREGLQRTLKAARHLLELVNDVLDLSKIEAGKIELALQPVNVSTLIEDLFITVRPLADEYGSQLSFEAPPEPLTVTTDPRRVRQILLNLLSNAIKFGKKQPIKVSCARTDAGGVTISVIDKGEGISEEDRARVFEEFVQVSPTQQPGTGLGLPISRRLAILLDGALEMESILGEGSVFTLTLPAEATPRSIDVDEFSTATAA; encoded by the coding sequence ATGACGTCCGACCAGCGCGTCAAGATTCTCCTCGTCGACGACCGCCCCGAGAATCTTCTCGCTCTCGAGGCTATCCTGGAGCCCCTCGGACAGATCCTCGTCTGCGCACACTCGGGCGAGGAAGCATTGAAATGCGTGCTCCAGCATGACTTCGCCGCCATCCTGCTCGATGTGCAGATGCCCGAAATGAACGGGTTCGATGCAGCGCAGATCATAAAATCGCGCGAGAAGTCACGCTTCATCCCGATCATCTTCCTGAGCGCAATCAGCAAGGAGGACGCGTACGTCTTCAAGGGATACTCGATGGGCGCTGTCGATTACGTGTTCAAGCCCTTCAACCCCGACGTTTTGAGGTCGAAGGTCGCAGTGTTCGTGGACCTTTACCTGAAGCAGGAACAGATCAAGGAGCAGGCGGAGCTGCTGGCGGAGAGCGAGCGCCGCGAGCTCGAGCTTCAGCATCGAGCGGAGCTGCTGGAATCCGAGGCGAGGTCAGCAGCTCAGCTCGCGGAGCTGAACAATCAGCTGCACAACAGACAGCTCGAGCTCGAGCAGGCAATGGGAGTGCGGAACCGTTTTTACGCGTCGATGAGTCACGAGCTGCGCACTCCAATCAACGCGGTCATCGGGTACAGCACACTGCTGATCGACAACATCTACGGGCCCTTGAATGAGAAGCAGCGCGAGGGTCTGCAGCGGACGCTGAAGGCCGCCCGGCACCTCCTCGAGCTGGTCAATGACGTTCTCGACTTGTCGAAGATCGAGGCCGGGAAAATCGAGCTGGCGCTTCAGCCAGTAAACGTGTCGACACTGATCGAGGACCTTTTCATCACTGTTCGTCCGCTCGCCGACGAGTACGGGTCGCAGCTCTCGTTCGAGGCGCCGCCCGAGCCGCTCACAGTGACAACGGATCCCCGCCGCGTGAGACAGATACTGCTGAATCTTCTTTCGAACGCAATCAAGTTCGGCAAGAAGCAGCCAATCAAGGTCAGCTGCGCACGTACCGACGCCGGTGGGGTAACAATCAGTGTGATCGACAAGGGCGAGGGCATCTCTGAAGAAGACAGGGCCCGCGTCTTCGAGGAGTTCGTCCAGGTGTCACCTACTCAGCAGCCTGGTACCGGACTGGGACTCCCGATTTCCCGGAGATTGGCAATCCTGCTGGACGGCGCTCTCGAGATGGAGTCGATTCTTGGAGAAGGAAGCGTCTTCACGCTCACACTGCCCGCAGAAGCGACGCCCCGGAGCATCGACGTAGACGAGTTTTCGACGGCTACAGCGGCCTGA
- a CDS encoding YMGG-like glycine zipper-containing protein, with protein MRFNRMLILVPAAILAAACGRDDSNKRVDEALNSDLSLAAQARPYTALDSISMAERAAIASGIAPVGYIGGQPVYSTPRTTVQTSAPVRRTSTRRSSGTVYSAPRPTRIIKHTKRDAAIGAAAGAAIGAVTSRDKLKGAVIGGLAGAVLGGVIGNNVDVQRR; from the coding sequence ATGAGATTTAATCGAATGCTTATCCTGGTTCCGGCGGCCATATTGGCGGCCGCCTGCGGCCGTGATGATAGCAACAAGCGCGTGGATGAAGCGTTGAACTCCGATCTGTCGCTGGCGGCACAGGCCCGCCCGTACACGGCGTTGGACAGCATCTCCATGGCTGAGCGTGCAGCAATTGCTTCGGGCATCGCGCCCGTAGGGTACATCGGCGGACAGCCGGTCTACTCGACTCCTCGTACGACGGTGCAGACGAGCGCTCCGGTAAGACGTACGAGCACAAGGCGGTCTTCGGGAACCGTTTATTCGGCTCCTCGGCCGACGAGGATCATCAAGCACACCAAGCGTGATGCCGCGATTGGTGCAGCTGCGGGTGCCGCGATCGGTGCCGTTACCAGCCGCGACAAACTCAAGGGCGCGGTTATCGGCGGTCTCGCCGGCGCAGTGCTCGGTGGAGTCATTGGAAACAACGTCGACGTGCAGAGGCGCTAA
- a CDS encoding chemotaxis protein CheB, with product MIREGTPIVVVGASWGGLAALNCLIGGLPADFGAPLTIVQHRSRHADNLLASLLQDVTPLPVVEIEDKEPLVPGSIYIAPANYHVLFEDGHLSLTTDPLVRFSRPSIDVTFVSAADTYLSSAIGVVLTGANDDGARGLRHIVDRGGRAVVQDPATAESPVMPNAAQRAVPEADVVPLEKLAEHLVRIVSRKGARPRKAAL from the coding sequence ATGATCAGGGAGGGAACGCCGATCGTGGTCGTTGGTGCGTCATGGGGCGGACTGGCTGCGTTGAACTGTCTCATTGGCGGGCTGCCGGCCGATTTCGGAGCGCCCTTAACGATCGTGCAGCACCGTAGCCGTCACGCGGACAATCTCCTCGCGTCGCTGCTGCAGGATGTGACCCCCCTTCCAGTCGTGGAGATCGAGGACAAGGAGCCGCTTGTTCCGGGCAGTATCTACATCGCGCCCGCCAACTATCACGTGCTCTTTGAAGATGGCCACCTCTCACTGACGACGGACCCCCTCGTTCGCTTCAGTCGCCCGTCCATCGACGTGACGTTCGTCTCCGCGGCCGACACGTATCTGAGTTCGGCCATCGGCGTTGTCCTCACCGGCGCGAACGACGACGGCGCCAGAGGGCTGCGGCATATCGTCGATCGCGGCGGCCGCGCAGTGGTGCAGGACCCTGCAACGGCCGAAAGCCCGGTCATGCCTAACGCGGCGCAAAGAGCCGTTCCCGAAGCCGACGTGGTTCCACTGGAGAAGCTGGCTGAGCATCTCGTCCGGATCGTCAGTCGCAAAGGTGCGCGACCGAGGAAAGCTGCGCTATGA
- a CDS encoding HAMP domain-containing protein: protein MEIGDTIDTEPETAPAQRKRPGRGALSDGESVERKPTRRRNGSRGVTRRSNNGGSDGSASSAELQTLLAGLRDLRDGEFGIRLPKSTDPLMSAIADAFNGIAERNERLSSEVIRVATTIGREGQMHERASIGRATGGWATMTSSLNSLIGDLASPTTEVARVLTAVAEGDLSQKMVLEIDGKTVQGEFLRIGTTVNKMVDQLSAFVSEVTRVAKEVGTEGKLGGQAHVPGVAGTWKDLTDNVNTLAGNLTSQVRNIADVTTAVAKGDLSRKITVEARGETLELKNTINTMVDQLSSFASEVTRVAREVGTEGRLGGQAQVPGVGGTWKDLTDNVNTLAGNLTSQVRNIADVTTAVAKGDLSRKITVEVQGEVLELKNTINTMVDQLGAFASEVTRVAKEVGTEGKLGGQAEVPGVGGTWKDLTDNVNAMASNLTGQIRNIADVTTAVAKGDLSRKITVDVQGEILELKNTINAMVDSLRIFAGEVTRVAKEVGTEGKLGGQADVPDVAGTWKDLTDNVNFMASNLTGQVRNIADVTTAVARGDLSRKITADAKGEILELKNTINIMVDQLSAFAAEVTRVAREVGTEGKLGGQANVPGVAGTWKDLTDNVNTLAGNLTSQVRNIADVTTAVAKGDLSRKITVEARGETLELKSTINTMVDQLSAFADEVTRVAKEVGTEGKLGGQANVPGVAGTWKALTDNVNAMASNLTSQIRNIADVTTAVAKGDLSRKITVDVQGEILELKQTINTMVDSLGVFAGEVTRVAREVGTEGRLGGQAQVPGVAGTWKDLTDNVNFMASNLTGQVRNIADVTTAVARGDLSRKMTVDVKGEILELKNTINIMVDQLSGFSSEVTRVAREVGTEGKLGGQANVPGVAGTWKDLTDNVNTLAGNLTGQIRNIALVTTAVAQGDLSQKITVEVRGEILELKNTINAMVDSLRVFADEVTRVAKEVGTEGKLGGQAEVPGAAGTWRALTDNVNAMANSLTLQVRAIADVATAVTRGDLSRQITVEAQGELDQLKNNLNQMIANLKDTTEKNTEQDWLKTNLAKFSRMMQGQKDLESVSKLIMSELTPLVSAHHGAFYIMDREDNAPVLKLIASYAYKERKHVGNRFLLGEGLVGQAALEKKPILLTNIPPDYIYITSGLGEAAPRNILVMPVLFEGEVKAVIELASFLPFSQIHQLFLDQLGESVGVVLNMIAASMRTSELLEQSQSLTQELQSQSQELQQQQSELRRSNSELEAQTKSLRASEELLRDQQVELQQVNEELEEKASLLAEQNRKVEQKNDEVESARVALEEKAEQLAVSSKYKSEFLANMSHELRTPLNSLLILSKLLTDNKDGNLTPKQVEYAQTIHSSGSDLLSLINDVLDLSKVEAGKMDVNIVDVSILELKDSLHREFGAMADEKKLSFSIDVGSDVPAAIHTDRQRLEQVLRNLLSNAFKFTNEGGVSVQIRRADKARRFANPVLDNSPVVVAFAVTDTGLGIPKDKQRLIFEAFQQADGTTSRRFGGTGLGLSISREIARLIGGEIRVESVLNKGSTFTLFLPVSYTDPNPNRARSTESSAPDTRFTDASPGSRARANPTWRPTPPRGIPPAQPDRRARQYVVEDDHETIEAGDRTVLIVENDVSFAKILLGMAREKDFKGIVALDGDSGLAAAQEYRPDAITLDIDMPGMDGLKVLERLKRNPHTRHIPVHIISGIERRQQGLKAGAMAYLAKPVSKEALEQAFARISHFIADIPKHLLVVEDDPNQRQAIVELIDHEDVEITAVDSAEAALEQLSSEKHFDCVVLDLGLRDMSGFDFLEKVKSDPTKTDLPIIVYTGKQLTGAEETRVKKYAETIIVKDVRSPERLLDETALFLHRVEAKLPEKKRRMLEQLHDSDAVVAGKKVLIVDDDVRNIFSLTSVLEDHGMDVRFAENGKDAIAALEEDPNVDVVLMDVMMPEMDGYETMRAIREKPEFKSLPIIALTAKAMKGDREKCIAAGASDYIMKPVDTDQLISLLRVWLYK from the coding sequence GTGGAAATCGGCGATACAATCGACACCGAGCCAGAAACCGCGCCTGCGCAGCGGAAACGGCCAGGCCGTGGTGCCCTCTCCGACGGGGAGTCGGTGGAACGGAAACCAACCCGGCGCCGAAACGGATCGCGCGGAGTCACGCGGCGAAGTAATAACGGAGGCTCCGACGGCTCAGCGTCGAGCGCCGAGCTTCAGACCCTGCTTGCCGGGTTGCGTGACCTGCGCGACGGAGAGTTCGGAATCCGTCTGCCCAAGAGCACCGACCCGCTGATGTCCGCCATCGCCGATGCGTTCAACGGCATCGCCGAACGGAATGAGCGGCTCTCATCCGAGGTGATTCGCGTCGCAACGACGATTGGACGCGAGGGACAGATGCATGAGCGCGCATCGATCGGGCGTGCTACGGGCGGATGGGCGACGATGACGAGCTCGCTCAACTCGCTCATTGGCGATCTGGCGTCGCCAACAACAGAAGTCGCGCGAGTGCTCACCGCGGTAGCGGAAGGCGACCTGTCCCAGAAGATGGTTCTCGAGATCGACGGAAAAACCGTGCAGGGCGAGTTCCTGAGAATCGGAACCACGGTGAACAAGATGGTCGACCAACTCAGCGCGTTTGTATCGGAAGTGACGCGTGTCGCAAAGGAAGTGGGAACGGAAGGCAAGCTGGGCGGTCAGGCCCACGTCCCCGGTGTTGCCGGCACATGGAAGGATCTTACCGACAACGTAAATACGCTCGCCGGAAACCTCACGAGCCAGGTGCGCAACATCGCCGACGTTACGACGGCGGTCGCGAAGGGTGACCTGTCACGGAAGATCACCGTTGAAGCTCGCGGCGAGACCCTCGAGCTGAAGAACACCATCAACACGATGGTGGACCAGCTCAGCTCGTTTGCTTCAGAAGTAACGCGTGTGGCCCGCGAAGTGGGAACGGAAGGCCGGCTTGGTGGACAGGCTCAGGTGCCGGGTGTAGGCGGAACGTGGAAGGACCTCACCGACAACGTGAACACTCTGGCGGGTAACCTCACGAGCCAGGTGCGAAATATCGCGGACGTCACGACAGCCGTCGCCAAGGGCGACCTCAGTCGCAAAATCACAGTCGAAGTGCAGGGCGAAGTTCTCGAGCTCAAGAACACAATCAACACGATGGTGGACCAGCTCGGCGCGTTCGCCTCGGAAGTGACGCGTGTGGCGAAGGAAGTAGGCACGGAAGGGAAGCTCGGCGGTCAGGCGGAGGTGCCCGGAGTCGGCGGGACATGGAAGGACCTCACTGACAACGTGAACGCAATGGCGTCGAACCTCACCGGTCAGATCCGTAACATCGCGGACGTCACGACAGCGGTCGCCAAGGGCGACCTGTCACGCAAGATCACAGTCGACGTACAAGGCGAGATCCTGGAGCTCAAGAACACCATCAACGCGATGGTGGACTCGCTTCGAATCTTTGCCGGCGAAGTGACACGCGTGGCCAAGGAAGTAGGAACGGAAGGGAAGCTCGGTGGTCAGGCCGATGTGCCCGACGTCGCCGGCACGTGGAAGGATCTCACCGACAACGTGAACTTCATGGCATCGAACCTCACCGGCCAGGTGAGAAACATCGCCGACGTGACGACCGCGGTCGCGCGCGGCGATCTCAGCAGAAAGATCACGGCCGACGCGAAGGGCGAGATCCTCGAGCTGAAGAACACGATCAACATCATGGTCGACCAGCTGAGTGCCTTCGCCGCTGAAGTGACGCGTGTCGCGCGTGAGGTGGGAACGGAAGGAAAGCTGGGCGGTCAGGCGAACGTGCCGGGCGTTGCGGGCACGTGGAAGGATCTCACGGACAACGTGAACACGCTGGCCGGAAACCTCACGAGCCAGGTGCGTAACATCGCCGACGTTACGACGGCTGTCGCGAAGGGAGACCTGTCGCGGAAGATCACCGTCGAGGCGAGGGGCGAAACCCTCGAGCTCAAGAGCACCATCAATACGATGGTGGATCAGCTCAGCGCGTTCGCCGACGAAGTGACTCGTGTGGCAAAGGAAGTAGGAACGGAAGGAAAACTCGGCGGCCAGGCGAACGTGCCAGGGGTCGCGGGAACGTGGAAGGCACTGACGGACAACGTGAACGCCATGGCGTCGAACCTCACGAGTCAGATTCGAAACATCGCCGACGTAACAACCGCGGTGGCGAAGGGTGACCTGTCGCGAAAGATCACCGTCGACGTGCAGGGCGAGATTCTCGAGCTGAAGCAGACGATCAATACCATGGTCGACAGCCTTGGCGTGTTTGCGGGTGAGGTGACGCGCGTGGCGCGTGAAGTGGGAACTGAAGGACGTCTGGGCGGACAGGCGCAAGTGCCCGGAGTTGCAGGCACGTGGAAGGACCTCACCGACAACGTGAACTTCATGGCGTCGAACCTGACGGGTCAGGTGAGAAACATCGCCGACGTCACGACCGCGGTTGCGCGGGGCGATCTCTCGCGGAAGATGACGGTCGACGTGAAGGGCGAGATACTCGAGCTCAAGAACACCATCAACATCATGGTGGATCAGCTGAGCGGCTTCTCTTCCGAGGTTACGCGTGTCGCACGCGAAGTGGGAACTGAGGGTAAGCTCGGCGGCCAGGCCAACGTTCCGGGTGTAGCCGGCACCTGGAAGGATCTCACCGACAATGTGAACACTCTCGCCGGCAACCTCACCGGGCAGATTCGAAACATCGCTCTCGTAACGACAGCGGTTGCCCAGGGAGACTTGTCGCAGAAGATCACTGTCGAGGTGCGCGGCGAGATCCTCGAGCTCAAGAACACGATCAACGCGATGGTGGACTCACTTCGAGTCTTCGCGGACGAGGTAACACGCGTCGCGAAGGAAGTGGGAACCGAAGGCAAGCTGGGAGGGCAGGCCGAGGTTCCGGGAGCTGCCGGAACGTGGCGCGCTCTCACGGACAACGTGAATGCGATGGCCAACAGCCTCACTCTTCAGGTGCGAGCCATTGCCGATGTCGCCACGGCCGTCACGCGTGGCGATCTCTCGCGGCAGATCACGGTGGAGGCGCAGGGCGAGCTGGATCAGCTCAAGAACAACCTCAACCAGATGATCGCGAACCTCAAGGACACCACCGAGAAAAACACCGAGCAGGACTGGCTCAAGACCAACCTCGCGAAATTCTCGCGGATGATGCAGGGGCAGAAGGACCTCGAGTCAGTGTCGAAGCTCATCATGTCCGAGCTCACGCCTCTGGTATCCGCGCACCACGGCGCGTTCTACATCATGGATCGCGAGGACAACGCGCCGGTGCTGAAGCTCATCGCGAGCTACGCGTACAAGGAGCGGAAGCACGTTGGCAACCGCTTCCTCCTTGGCGAAGGGCTGGTCGGGCAGGCGGCGCTCGAGAAGAAGCCGATTCTGCTCACGAACATTCCGCCGGATTACATCTACATCACGTCCGGGCTAGGGGAAGCGGCGCCGCGCAACATTCTTGTGATGCCCGTTCTGTTCGAAGGCGAGGTCAAGGCGGTGATCGAGCTTGCGTCGTTCCTTCCCTTCAGCCAGATCCACCAGCTCTTCCTCGACCAGCTCGGCGAGAGCGTTGGCGTCGTGCTCAACATGATCGCCGCGAGCATGCGGACGAGTGAGCTGCTCGAGCAGTCGCAGAGCCTGACACAGGAGCTGCAGAGCCAGTCGCAGGAGCTGCAGCAGCAGCAGAGCGAGCTCAGGCGGTCCAACTCGGAGCTGGAAGCGCAGACGAAGTCGTTACGCGCATCCGAAGAGCTGCTCCGCGACCAGCAGGTCGAGCTGCAGCAGGTGAACGAAGAGCTCGAGGAAAAGGCGTCGCTGCTGGCCGAGCAGAACCGGAAGGTCGAGCAGAAAAACGACGAGGTGGAATCGGCGCGGGTTGCGCTCGAGGAGAAAGCCGAGCAGCTGGCAGTCAGCTCAAAGTACAAATCCGAGTTCCTCGCGAACATGTCGCACGAGCTTCGAACTCCGCTGAACAGCCTGTTGATCCTCTCAAAGCTTCTGACCGACAACAAAGATGGAAATCTCACGCCCAAGCAGGTGGAGTACGCTCAGACGATTCACTCGTCGGGCAGTGACCTGCTGTCGCTGATCAACGACGTTCTCGATCTGTCCAAGGTCGAGGCCGGAAAGATGGACGTGAATATCGTCGATGTCTCGATACTGGAGTTGAAGGACTCGCTCCATCGGGAGTTCGGCGCGATGGCGGATGAGAAGAAGCTTTCGTTCAGCATCGACGTCGGGTCCGACGTGCCGGCCGCGATTCATACAGACAGACAGCGTCTAGAACAGGTATTGAGAAACCTGTTGTCGAACGCATTCAAGTTCACCAACGAAGGTGGCGTGTCAGTTCAAATAAGGCGTGCGGACAAGGCCCGCCGGTTCGCGAACCCCGTGCTCGACAACAGTCCGGTCGTCGTCGCTTTTGCGGTGACGGACACCGGCCTCGGAATCCCGAAGGACAAGCAGCGACTGATTTTCGAGGCATTCCAGCAAGCCGACGGCACCACCAGCCGCCGGTTCGGCGGAACCGGCCTCGGACTATCGATCAGCCGGGAGATTGCGCGGCTGATCGGGGGCGAGATTCGCGTCGAGAGCGTACTGAACAAAGGCAGCACGTTCACACTTTTCCTGCCGGTGTCCTACACGGATCCAAATCCGAATCGCGCGCGCTCGACGGAATCGAGCGCACCCGACACAAGGTTCACGGACGCTTCTCCCGGGTCTCGAGCCCGTGCGAATCCAACGTGGCGGCCGACACCTCCACGAGGCATTCCTCCCGCACAGCCCGATCGCCGGGCGCGACAATATGTCGTAGAAGACGATCACGAGACGATCGAGGCGGGCGACCGGACCGTGCTCATCGTCGAGAACGACGTGAGCTTCGCGAAAATCCTGCTCGGAATGGCTCGTGAGAAAGACTTCAAGGGAATCGTTGCCCTCGATGGCGACAGCGGTCTGGCGGCGGCGCAGGAGTACCGTCCCGACGCGATCACCCTAGACATCGACATGCCCGGAATGGATGGACTCAAGGTTCTGGAGCGCCTGAAGCGGAATCCTCATACACGCCACATCCCCGTCCACATCATCAGTGGAATCGAGCGCAGGCAGCAGGGACTCAAGGCCGGCGCCATGGCGTACCTCGCAAAGCCGGTCAGCAAAGAAGCGCTCGAGCAAGCGTTCGCGCGAATCTCGCATTTCATCGCGGATATCCCGAAGCATCTGCTGGTCGTAGAGGACGATCCGAACCAGCGGCAGGCGATAGTCGAGCTCATCGACCACGAGGACGTCGAGATCACTGCCGTCGATTCAGCCGAGGCGGCGCTCGAGCAGCTGTCGTCGGAGAAGCATTTCGACTGCGTCGTGCTGGATCTCGGGCTGCGTGACATGAGCGGCTTCGATTTCCTGGAAAAGGTGAAATCCGACCCCACGAAGACCGACCTGCCGATCATCGTCTACACGGGGAAACAGCTGACGGGTGCGGAGGAGACCCGGGTCAAGAAGTATGCGGAAACGATAATCGTGAAGGACGTCAGGTCTCCTGAGCGGCTGCTCGACGAGACCGCGCTGTTCCTGCACCGCGTGGAGGCAAAGCTCCCGGAGAAAAAGCGCAGGATGCTCGAGCAGCTCCATGACTCCGACGCTGTCGTGGCGGGAAAGAAGGTCCTGATCGTGGACGACGATGTGCGCAATATTTTTTCACTGACCAGTGTGCTCGAAGACCACGGTATGGATGTCCGGTTCGCCGAGAACGGAAAGGATGCGATCGCCGCACTCGAGGAAGATCCGAACGTTGACGTCGTGCTGATGGATGTGATGATGCCGGAGATGGACGGCTACGAGACCATGAGGGCGATCAGAGAGAAGCCCGAGTTCAAATCGCTTCCGATCATCGCGCTAACCGCCAAGGCGATGAAGGGCGATCGCGAGAAATGCATCGCTGCCGGTGCTTCCGACTACATCATGAAGCCGGTGGACACCGATCAGCTCATCTCATTGTTACGGGTGTGGCTGTACAAGTAG
- a CDS encoding protein-glutamate O-methyltransferase CheR, translating into MAVQVDDRLPGATGTPAQYDPDLEQLEVELLLAGVFKQYGFDFRSYAYASIRRRLWKRIEAEGLTTISGLQERVLHEPAMMERLLLDLSINVTAMFRDPGFYKVFREQVVPALRTYPFIRLWHAGCATGEEVYSMTMLLGEEGLYERSRIYATDINEVVLQKAKAGIFPIERMQEYTENYIAAGGKRAFSDYYIAKYGGALFSPALTRNVVFSQHNLVTDSSFSEFNVILCRNVLIYFDKSLQARVHELFYNSLAMFGVLALGSRESLRFSPYEDSYEQINGPEKIYRKVQ; encoded by the coding sequence GTGGCTGTACAAGTAGACGACCGGCTACCGGGAGCCACAGGAACACCGGCGCAGTACGATCCGGATCTGGAGCAGCTCGAGGTGGAGCTCCTCCTCGCCGGCGTTTTCAAGCAGTATGGCTTCGATTTCAGGTCCTACGCCTACGCATCGATCAGGCGGCGGTTGTGGAAGAGAATCGAGGCCGAGGGACTGACGACGATCAGCGGGCTTCAGGAACGCGTGCTGCACGAACCGGCGATGATGGAGCGATTGCTGCTCGACCTCTCCATCAACGTTACGGCGATGTTCCGGGATCCCGGATTCTATAAGGTGTTTCGTGAGCAGGTTGTGCCAGCGCTGCGGACGTATCCCTTCATCCGCTTGTGGCACGCCGGGTGCGCGACGGGCGAGGAAGTCTATTCCATGACGATGCTGCTCGGGGAGGAGGGACTCTACGAGAGGTCACGGATCTACGCCACGGACATCAACGAGGTGGTGCTGCAGAAAGCGAAGGCGGGAATCTTTCCGATCGAACGAATGCAGGAGTACACGGAGAACTACATTGCCGCCGGCGGAAAGCGGGCTTTCTCGGACTACTACATCGCGAAATACGGAGGGGCGCTTTTTTCTCCAGCTCTCACGCGCAATGTCGTCTTCTCCCAGCACAACCTCGTTACGGACAGCTCCTTCAGTGAATTCAACGTGATTCTGTGCCGTAATGTGCTCATCTACTTCGACAAGTCGCTTCAGGCGCGGGTGCACGAGCTCTTCTACAACAGCCTCGCAATGTTCGGAGTTCTCGCGCTCGGCAGCAGGGAATCGCTACGTTTCTCGCCGTATGAGGACTCCTACGAGCAGATCAATGGGCCGGAAAAGATTTATCGGAAGGTGCAATGA